TGTGAAAGTAGTTAGTAATATTATCCTCAGAAAGCACCATGTTAATCATTTTCCATGGTGTTGCTTtgcttaaactcagcacaaaCACTTTTGTGAAAGAACAATTGATGGAACATACAAAGAGGTGAGTGTTTCCATTTCCTCTGAATCACATCTGTTGGGTTTGGATTCACCTCAGGGGAACTTGtctgtaaaaatataaaacaattcacCACGATATAGtcctataattaaaataaacctatATCACACCTCCCTAACCCCAGCCTTAGAAGATCTCGCAAAATGTGCAGCCAGAGGGTCAGAGTTTGCAGAATAATTTGTGGAAGTCGTATCAGAAGTGTCACAGTCTCTAGCTTGAGCCCTCAGAGGTTTTGGACTTATAATTTAAGTCTGTTTCATCATTTTCATCAGAAGGAAAAGAAACCCGTTGTTCATCCATGCGTTTGGATTGCACTCTCTGAATTAGGCTGAAGAAGTCTTCATCTGGGTCTGTTGCTGGTGGCAAAGAGCACCTCTGATCATTGATTCTGGAGGACTGGAGGGGGACAGAGGTGAGAAAGTTCACAACAAGCAAACAGAGGAACTCTGAGGAATGCAAGTCTAGGGCACATTTGTACACTTCACATCTGATATTGAATTTCAGTTGCTATTTTGTTACCTGATACTTTATGAGCATGTTGAAAAACTCGTCACTAGGTTCGCGTGGACTACAAGACTCGCACAAGTGTCCCACATTGTTCTGTGCTATCCTGATGCCCAGACGGTCCCCTATACTGGCTCTTTGGTCGTCCAGTCTGCGGCTCTGGGAACTGGCTATCAGGTCAAAGAACTCCTCTGTCTGGGTAAGGGAGATGAGGGAGGAGGCTCCAGACAGTAAAGGGGACTGGGGCATGGAGGACTGAGGCCCAGACAAGGCCTCTTGGGCCTGGCCATTGGGCTGCTGAGAGTGCTGGCAGCGCCGGTTCTCCATGCCACTGCTTCTGGGGTCTCTGAGCACAGTGAAAGGGCAGACCTCATTAGAGGTGACTTACCCTTAAAACAGAATACAGAGCAGAAGATTAAACACTTATGATCCTTGATTTTGAAGCACATGTTGAAACATGAAGACTTGAAACAATGTCAGCAATAATTTCAGTAAGTGTCAAATATAACCATAGGCAGTttaagggccctctcttcctttggggccctgataatcagtactggttttacccccagtccgacgcccctgaatGTAACAGACAGTGCTTTCTTGTTGCCAGAATGATGCAAAGATGAACTAAAAACTATATTCAGATCATTAAACACACTtcaactttttaacttttttaacacaGACTTGCTTTTGTAAGCCTGAAAAGTTTTGAAGAGTGAAATATATCTGGGATAATAACTTATGATGTATAAACTGCAGACCAGCACAGTTTGAATTAgttaacaattttaataaaaatttgaaatttgTTATTAGAAGTAGCACAAAGGaataacattaaataatcttcaaacattataaaacaaaacagcttttaataaatataatatgtaacATCACACAAAACATTTGAGATATTTCACTAGAAATGGAATAAGTATGATAGttaatatttaagtataataTTTAACATACGACAAAAATGTAAAAGGACTTACAGTTTTATCCTTTTTATAAAAAATCCAAAAACAGTAAGGTTCACAAAGGCGCTCTCCACAGGGACTTCATCTGAGAACAGCCATACACCAACTGCCACAGCCTCTGGCACTAAATGATTTTCTTGGCAGACATGAAAAGCAGACCTTTCTCTCCCAAGATTGAAACCTACATGTTACTAAACAGCTTTCAaatcttaaaaacattaaaaaaaattaaaggaaataCAAGAAAAATGCCTTATATTCCAGCAAAAATGAGAATGACTTTCCTATTTTCCACACCCAGGTTTCCTGTGTGCTGGGCTGTCTGTTTTTCaagggggagagggagagaaagggagagtgaggggggagagatagagagaaatgGGGCGCTGTTGCCCCTCTCTGCTTACATCATGGTTGCCATAGGAACTAGAAATCGGCTTCCAAATCTCGCTCCCGTtgttcacacaaacacagacatgtgcacacaaacaaaaacacacactgtctggtgcacacacacacaaacacacacacacacacacacacacacactggcttgCATTCCTGCAATGTTGAGTTCCATTCATTGCCTTCTGGGGGATCAGTTCCCTCTCTCTATCCACAGTCGGGAAAACTAGAGCACAATTATACCAGGATACAGTGGCCAAGATTACTGATGTGTCTGTCATTTTCATGTCTTTGTTTCAAGCGATGCTGAGCCACTGTTGACAGAACACGAGGAGGTTGCTTGGAAGCTACCAAAAGTAGGAGGCAATAACCAGTGATTCCGGGATAAACCATAGCAACATAATGTTGCCTGGGGCCCTTCGTCtgaaatgaatggatgaatgccACTCCATTTAGAATTCCCCAGGGGGAATAGAGCAGTCTTTCTTGGGATTATCTCCAGTCCAGCTCCATGTGCCAGCCAGCAGGCAGCTACGAGAACAGGTCCAGTTCATCGGTGCTCTACACTACTTCAGTTCACAACATTTCATAGGCAGTAGCAGGCTGTTCAttgatggagtgtgtgtgtgtgtgtgtgtgtgtgtgtatacacacacacacacacacagttgtgctAATAAGTTTACATATCCCTCGCAGAATATGgaaaatgttaataattgaaataaaataattattttttttacctagtACTGccctgaataagctatttcacataacagatgtttatatattctccacaagacaaaataactgaatttataaaaatgaccccgttcaaaagtttacatacccttgaatcttaatactgtagtagtagtagtagtagtatccctttattgtcactagtcacaagtaccagcgaaattagccatcaacctaaTACTGTGTCgtttcctggatgatccacgtttttacattttgtgatagttgttcatgagccCCTTGTTGGTCCTGAACAGTTCATCTGCCtgttgttcttcagaaaaatcctccagctcctgtgcattctttggttttccagcattttctgcatatttgaaccctttccaacagtgactgtatgattttgagatccatcttttctgGGGGACTCATACATAACTAGTAAATAATGTGAAAACATGTAATGATGCTCAAAAAGGcatcataatgattttttaattggatgatcagggtacattgtacttattttgttttcttgaaaacatttaaatatttatgtagctTCTGAAGTGCAGtactaaatgaaagaaaaaaatataatctttAACAATATAAGAAAAGTTTACACATCatcatcctgttcaaaagtttacaacCCCCAGCTATTAATGCATTGTTTTGTCTTCTTAAGCATCAGTAAATATTTCAACCTTTTGTAATAGCTATGTACagtatgagtccctcagttgccCTCAGTGTggtggatctcaaaatcatacagtcattgttggaaagggttcaaatatacaGAAGATGTAAACTTTTAaatggggtcatttttataaattcagttattattttgtcttgtggagtaTATATGAACATCTGTTATGTCTGTCACTCTGTGCATTATACTTAGCACCCTAAGTTTCACACAAACCTGGGTAAACTGAGTGCCAGTCACAGAGCCGGTCATAATTAACTAAGCCTGGTGATTTAAAACATGTTATCATCCAGCGTAATGGCAAATAGGCTTTtcaataaatcaatatttcaatAAATCAATATTTGCATGAATGTATTTCTCTCCACGTGTTCTGCATTGTTCTGAAAAATTACATACACTGACACTGTCATATCcattaatgtgttaaaaaaaaaaaaaattatggaccAACAGAGACCTGCACAAAAATGCCCTTCCTGTGGTTTGGctctcataaaatatatatttgtgaaacCTCATGTCGCTATTAAGCCAACAAGGTCTTAGTGGACTTTAGACGCACCGCTGGAGTGAGAGCAAACATCACCAGTCTTTTAAAATGCACTGCCAAAAGGAAGCTTTTCAACCCTCCATTAGTTAAAGTGCTCTGCCAAATAGGAAAATCCATCAGCTTTTGTGAACAAAGCTATTCAGCCATACCGATCCATTCAGCTATCAATCACCATTCATACACATAGACAGATTCAAACTTTTCTCTTTTTAAAGACAATATGTGAAACCGCAtatgtacaggtgcttctcaacaaattagaatgttgtgaaaaagttcatttctttcagtaattcaactcaaattgtgaaactcgtgtattaaaataaattcaatacacacagactgaattagtttaagtcttttgttcttttcattgtgatgaattaggctcacatttaacaaaaccccaccaaatCACAATCTCAACGAATCAGAAtatttcataagaccaataaaaaataaaaatgaattgtttgccttctggaaagtatgttagtttactgtacatatactcaatacttggtaggggctccttttgctttaattacttcctcaattcggcgtgacatggaggtgatcagtttgtggtacTGCTGAGgtagtatggaagcccaggtttctttgacagtggccttcagctcatctacattggtctcttgtttctcactttcctcttgacaatacaccATGTATTctcaaaagctggtcagcagagggaagcataaagtgctccaaaatttcttgataAACAGGTGCTTTACTTTGGatttaaaaaatactatggaccaacaccagcagatgacattgcaccccaaatcttcaccgactgtggaaacttaacactggaacTCAAGCAATAGGGGATATGAGCTTCTACACTctttctccagactctaggaccttggtttccaaatgaaatacaaaacttgctctcatgttctttaaatattctttaacatcatgaaccataaaatgtagtcagtgttctgctatggtttattttcataataggtaaacacaagtcacaagttaacacggtcacatttccttgattcagcagctgcacgatgtgctgccgagagtcctgtcttcaaTCGAGAGAactggagctgattcggtgtagatcggtagcACGGTGGTCTCGCGGTGCGGCGTGCCGTATTTTAGcacgtgttcgaaacccgcgccaacacagacgtactttatttttttgtttatcctacttcagccgcgaaacgggtgatcatactaataacttgtaatctttacaagaatatctgaatcatgcaatgagcaagtctgcgtttattaaacacttaatatcgcatcagtttgtgctttcagaattgccgagtctgctgccgtcgttccagcacatctgcagcagagacctgaacagtgttgggaaggttactttggaaatgtaataggttacagattacaagttaccctgtttaaaatgtaatagtagtgtaactttttcaa
Above is a window of Carassius carassius chromosome 4, fCarCar2.1, whole genome shotgun sequence DNA encoding:
- the LOC132129715 gene encoding G-protein-signaling modulator 1-like, whose protein sequence is MENRRCQHSQQPNGQAQEALSGPQSSMPQSPLLSGASSLISLTQTEEFFDLIASSQSRRLDDQRASIGDRLGIRIAQNNVGHLCESCSPREPSDEFFNMLIKYQSSRINDQRCSLPPATDPDEDFFSLIQRVQSKRMDEQRVSFPSDENDETDLNYKSKTSEGSS